The proteins below are encoded in one region of Engraulis encrasicolus isolate BLACKSEA-1 chromosome 1, IST_EnEncr_1.0, whole genome shotgun sequence:
- the LOC134459587 gene encoding hemicentin-2-like has protein sequence MKMDAVSVHSVLSLLFIYLSFLLDVSVADDCPVSLMPTIEPPHLVVEYRGPASAICTTNQSVDDMNWEASDGVKRKIDEQSMVWSVSSILWSLGNGVQCYTNSDAGQCLQHLPITIYKTPDSVTAELVNNPGGPLLEGHQYTLECKVKSVAPVRNLSVILQKEDQVVAQTSYTQFSSSVEGEESEDVNVTATFPITASMDDNAAGYRCAAKLDLLDAIEPIPDSVSNITQLEVLYEPRMLNVTGNVTVKAGDKLMLACRANANPAPSYQWKHNGAALANQKSNTLQLDAIGEANGGVYECTATNTQGEVSARMTVTVKIQGE, from the exons ATGAAGATGGATGCCGTCTCTGTCCACTCTGTGCTGAGCCTTCTTTTTATTTACCTCTCCTTTCTCCTGGATGTCTCTGTGGCAG atgactgtcctgtgTCATTAATGCCGACCATCGAGCCCCCTCATCTGGTTGTGGAGTACAGAGGCCCAGCCTCGGCCATCTGCACCACTAACCAATCTGTGGATGATATGAACTGGGAGGCAAGTGATGGGGTGAAGAGGAAGATTGACGAGCAGAGCATGGTCTGGAGTGTCTCTAGCATTCTGTGGTCACTTGGAAATGGAGTACAATGCTACACCAACAGTGATGCTGGGCAGTGTCTGCAGCATCTACCCATCACCATTTACA AAACTCCTGACAGTGTAACAGCTGAGCTCGTGAACAATCCAGGCGGTCCCTTGCTTGAGGGTCATCAGTACACCCTGGAGTGTAAGGTCAAGAGTGTTGCCCCAGTCCGAAACCTCTCCGTCATCTTGCAGAAAGAAGACCAGGTGGTGGCACAGACAAGCTACACACAGTTCTCCTCCTCTGTTGAGGGGGAAGAATCCGAAGACGTCAATGTTACAGCTACGTTCCCCATCACGGCTTCCATGGACGACAATGCTGCAGGCTACCGCTGTGCCGCCAAACTGGACCTGTTGGACGCAATTGAACCCATTCCTGACTCCGTGTCCAATATTACCCAGCTGGAAGTACTCT ACGAACCCAGAATGCTGAACGTCACCGGCAATGTGACCGTCAAGGCGGGCGACAAGCTGATGTTAGCATGTCGTGCTAATGCTAACCCCGCACCGTCCTATCAGTGGAAGCACAACGGAGCGGCCCTGGCCAATCAGAAAAGCAATACCCTGCAGCTGGATGCGATTGGAGAAGCCAATGGGGGTGTCTATGAGTGCAcggccacaaacacacagggagaaGTCTCGGCTCGGATGACTGTGACTGTGAAAATCCAGGGTGAGTGA